In one Lolium rigidum isolate FL_2022 chromosome 3, APGP_CSIRO_Lrig_0.1, whole genome shotgun sequence genomic region, the following are encoded:
- the LOC124697575 gene encoding probable carboxylesterase 17, translating into MRRRRMGALHVGEPRISFQPQVGGKNGAGHGAVVEEIHGLIRVHKDGHVERLPAIPDVPCTWGSTAAGSGVLARDVVVDRATGVWARLYAPANAPSKVPVVVYFHGGGFCVGSAAWSCYHEFLAQLPAKAGCAVMSVDYRLAPEHRLPAAFDDGMAAVRWLRQQAGHGHGRSSASDEVAWWRGRCRFDRVFLMGDSAGASIAFHVAARLGQGQLGGLTPLCVKGAILIQPFFGGEARTASEKTTPQPPRSALSLATSDSYWRMALSAGSAGGRDHPWCNPLSRGAPRLETLPLPPVLVCVAEADILRDRNLELCRALRKSGKSVEQATYGGVGHAFQVLHNYHLSQPRTQEMLAHIRAFVAARSSS; encoded by the coding sequence ATGAGAAGGCGGAGGATGGGGGCACTGCACGTCGGCGAGCCGCGGATCAGCTTCCAGCCGCAGGTCGGCGGCAAGAACGGCGCGGGCCACGGCGCCGTCGTGGAGGAGATCCACGGGTTGATCCGCGTGCACAAGGACGGGCACGTGGAGCGGCTCCCGGCGATCCCCGACGTGCCCTGCACGTGGGGCTCGACGGCCGCGGGGAGCGGCGTCCTGGCGCGCGACGTGGTGGTGGACCGCGCCACGGGCGTGTGGGCGCGGCTGTACGCGCCGGCGAACGCACCATCGAAGGTGCCCGTGGTGGTCTACTTCCACGGCGGCGGCTTCTGCGTCGGGTCCGCGGCCTGGAGCTGCTACCACGAGTTCCTGGCGCAGCTCCCCGCCAAGGCGGGCTGCGCCGTGATGTCCGTCGACTACCGCCTCGCGCCCGAGCACCGGCTCCCGGCGGCCTTCGACGACGGGATGGCGGCCGTGCGGTGGCTGCGGCAGCAAGCGGGGCACGGGCACGGCAGGAGCAGCGCGTCCGACGAGGTggcgtggtggcgcggccggtgcAGGTTCGACCGGGTGTTCCTGATGGGCGACAGCGCCGGCGCCAGCATCGCGTTCCACGTGGCCGCGCGGCTCGGGCAGGGCCAGCTCGGCGGTCTCACCCCGCTGTGCGTCAAGGGGGCCATCTTGATCCAGCCCTTCTTCGGCGGCGAGGCCCGcacggcgtcggagaagacgacgccGCAGCCGCCACGGTCGGCGCTGAGCCTGGCGACCTCGGACAGCTACTGGCGCATGGCGCTCTCGGCCGGCAGCGCCGGCGGACGCGACCACCCGTGGTGCAACCCGCTGTCCCGCGGCGCGCCGAGGCTGGAGaccctgccgctgccgccggtgcTGGTGTGCGTCGCCGAAGCCGACATCCTGCGCGACCGGAACCTGGAGCTGTGCCGGGCGCTGCGCAAGTCCGGGAAGAGCGTGGAGCAGGCGACGTACGGCGGCGTGGGGCACGCCTTCCAGGTGCTCCACAACTACCACCTCTCCCAGCCGCGGACGCAGGAGATGCTGGCGCACATCAGGGCCTTCGTCGCCGCCAGGTCCAGCAGCTAA
- the LOC124695198 gene encoding solute carrier family 40 member 3, chloroplastic-like: protein MPASISMSKILSLPPSSTSLRFLHRNAIPVAFARNPGAPPRSLRSSNRFAGSCHTGASSGTSLAGSGGEGAAAGGYEDGNLPFVNLSSDILQAELSLLNDEKAPSPLLTTLPKGNRGEEHIESTSAYPSALNALYAACLAGNATEHLWNFTWPAAVATLHQSLLPVAVLGFFTKLVVFVAGPLVGNLVSSLPRIPAYRSLTVIQTVAHLVSAVMIMHAFTLPRASAALELLLQPWFAVLVASTAVDRLSCVSLGIIAERDFVVQVSLHESANT from the exons ATGCCTGCGTCCATCTCCATGTCCAAGATCCTCTCGCTTCCACCCTCCTCCACATCGCTCCGCTTCCTCCACCGTAACGCGATACCGGTAGCCTTCGCTCGGAACCCCGGCGCCCCGCCTCGGAG TTTGAGGTCAAGCAACCGCTTCGCCGGAAGCTGCCACACCGGCGCGAGCTCCGGAACTAGCCTGGCCGGTTCTGGCGGGGAGGGTGCTGCTGCCGGAGGATACGAAGATGGCAACCTTCCGTTCGTGAATCTGTCCTCGGATATCCTCCAGGCCGAGCTGAGCTTACTCAACGACGAAAAGGCGCCATCACCTCTCCTGACCACACTGCCG AAGGGAAACAGGGGAGAGGAGCACATAGAATCAACCTCAGCTTACCCATCTGCCCTGAATG CTCTGTACGCGGCCTGTCTTGCCGGAAACGCGACCGAGCACCTATGGAACTTTACCTGGCCTGCCGCCGTCGCCACGCTCCATCAGAGCCTCCTCCCTGTTGCCGTTCTCGGATTCTTCACAAAG CTCGTCGTGTTCGTCGCAGGTCCATTGGTCGGGAACCTCGTGAGCTCTCTCCCTCGGATTCCCGCTTACCGCTCTTTGACTGTAATTCAG ACAGTGGCGCATTTGGTGTCAGCGGTGATGATCATGCACGCTTTCACCCTCCCGAGAGCGTCCGCCGCACTGGAGCTGCTCCTGCAGCCATGGTTTGCTGTGCTGGTGGCGTCCACAGCCGTCGACAGGCTCTCCTGCGTGTCGCTCGGCATCATCGCCGAGCGTGATTTCGTCGTGCAGGTGAGCCTTCATGAATCCGCGAACACTTAG